Sequence from the Panicum virgatum strain AP13 chromosome 5N, P.virgatum_v5, whole genome shotgun sequence genome:
TAGAATGCGTGAACCTAATCAAACTCGATATGGCCATGCCCATGCGAGATTTATAACCTTAACCTGCTACCACACCAAAAAAAATGTTATCGGGACTAGAAGTTAGGTATTAGttttctactccctccatcctatgAAAAAGAGCAATTCTAATTTTTTCACACATATTAGTGGTGATATGAAAAGACTCTTATCACTAGTACATAaacacccttttgtcccggttccaaacccCCCTTTtctcccggttttggaaccgggacaacgAAGCCGGGACTAAAGACCCAGATCTTTAGTCCCCGGCTCTcacaaccgggactaaagggtacaaacaatgtaaaaaaatttactCTCCTTGCCACCCCACCTACACAACACATGTAGCTTTAAATGGAATGCCTTCCTTTTAAATTAACCTGTAAATaagcctttagtcccggttggagccaccaaccgggaccccTCTGGGATTAACCGGGACTAAAGCCTTCATTGATCCCGGATTCAATGGTGACCGGGACTAATGTATTGGACCAAAGgccatttctgtagtagtgtatgcCCTCATTTGTTTGTCATATGGAGTAAGTTTTAGCATGCAAATCAACCGACCCCTTAATTAGGCAGATATGATATCCAATTTCTAGAATTGCacttttttatgatttttttcaaGTGTAAAATTGCACTTTTCATGGGACAGAGTGAGTAAGTAGCAACTAATTGCTCAATTAGGCCGAGGAAAAATGTCCTTCACACATAAACTACAAGATCCTCTGGCACATGCTTATCTGAACTAAAGCTTCTTGCATGATCATGCCGTGATGCAAGATGGATGGAAAGAAAGAACCACATGATTAAAGCCGTGCGCTGTCGTCTCTAGGCGACTTTACGATGTTCCCCCAGACTCCTGGTAAGTGGCTACAAGGTATGCGGCAGTATTTGTGCTGGAACCTTTGGTGCCGTCAGCAAAGCTGCACGGGCAAGCAGTTTCGGGGCCACTGCAGGAGGTTTTTGTCTTAAGATAAGCATTTTACTTGTCGGCGACTAAAGCGGTTTATTCCGGTGATCCTTATGGTCTCCTGCACACGACATGCATGCAAGCGTATGATCTCCATTTTATTCCAGGATAGAAGAAgcaatgcttcatgcatgctaTGCTTGCCTGCACGCATGGCTGCACTGCTCTCCTGATTCTTGTCACGGACAGGGTGGCATGTTCATCTATATTCGATCGGTAAATAACCAGGTGGCCCTGGGTTGGGCTTTTGAACAACAGTTCGGCCCATAAATGTTGGGCTTTATCGAGCCTAAAACTGGTTCACGTTCCTTATTTAGAACACAGGAAAGAAATGACTGTTTTTCAACACAGGTTCTCGTCGAAAAATTCACGACACCAACCTTTTCGCGCAACAGCGATCCATTCGTtgttagggggtgtttagttggtgaaaaaatttggatttgactactgtagcatattttgttgttatttgataattaatggccaatcatggattaactagcataattagatttatctcgtaggaatcagttattttttcaaccgcatttaatgctccatgcatgtgtccaaaaattcgatgtgacacgTACTGTGCAAActtttttaggaactaaacgcAGCCTTAAATCTAAACCCCCAATGATGAAAATAAAGCCACCATACAGTAACCGAATGCTTTATGCCAATACTAATTATTGTTTCACACAACTGTACGTTAACATAAAACAGATGGGGGCCTTGtccccaaaaagaaaaaatggagcGCAGGGGAGAAACTCCAGCCCACCTAAAAAATTCACTTATCTCGCCAGCAACCTAAAAGCAAAACTCCCATGTCAGTTTTGTTCCTATTTTTACTGCAGGGGCATCAAAAATGGGCAGCGGACAGAAACCGACACCAGTTTTCCTTCACATTCCTTGTTCCTTCCCGTCGATTAGCTGAAACGCCTGTCTCCTCCTCTAAACCCCTCTGATATAAGATTCCCATGGCTTCGTTTGAGCAAAGACGGCAGCAACAATGTCTGCTCCACACCTCAATGCTGAATCGCAGCATTATCAGAGCCATCCTCTATTGTCGAACAGAGCTGATGGCAACTACAACATGAGCCCCATGCAAAAGGCAATAGGCCAGACATACCAGAGCACTGGCCACCTTGCGAAACTCCTTCCTTCAGGCACGGTTCTTTCCTTCCAGCTCTTAGCCCCCACCTTTGCAAAACAAGGCCACTGCGGTGACATGAATCGGGTTATGACAGGAGGGCTCGTGGTGCTCTGTGCACTCTCCTGCTTTGTTCTCAGCTTCACGGATAGCTTCAGAGATGTGGAAGGGAAGGTACGATATGGGTTCGCCACATTCAAGGGACTGTGGGTCATTGACGGCGGGGATCCTCTTGAACCACTTGCAGCAGCGGAATACAGGATGCGGTTTTTAGATTTCATACATGCCATTGTTTCAGTGATGATTTTTGTTGCAATCGCACTGTTCGACCAAAATGTGGTATCTTGCTTCAATCCAGTACCATCCGAGGATACAAAGCAACTTCTCACAGCATTGCCGGTTGTCATTGGAGTTATTGGGAGCATGCTGTTTGTTAGCTTCCCTACCACCCGTCACAGCATCGGCTCCACACTTTCTAGTTCATAGTCACAGAAATCGGGGTCGAGGGtaccgttcctcgacccgggaaCACCGATCCCGTCCCGGAAACACGGGGTCATTTTCGTCCCCGCCTTGTAAAAACCTCTCACAAGGATCGTACCCCGTTCCTCAACCCCGTCCCTCGACCCCGAATCTTTGTGACTATGTTCTAGTTCAGTAGTTCCTGTTGAAATCAATCAGTTGTAAGCCCCTTACATAGGAGAGTAGATATATAAAATTGCAACACCTTCCTTTTGAGCAGTGGAGATT
This genomic interval carries:
- the LOC120675193 gene encoding protein DMP4-like, giving the protein MSAPHLNAESQHYQSHPLLSNRADGNYNMSPMQKAIGQTYQSTGHLAKLLPSGTVLSFQLLAPTFAKQGHCGDMNRVMTGGLVVLCALSCFVLSFTDSFRDVEGKVRYGFATFKGLWVIDGGDPLEPLAAAEYRMRFLDFIHAIVSVMIFVAIALFDQNVVSCFNPVPSEDTKQLLTALPVVIGVIGSMLFVSFPTTRHSIGSTLSSS